In Oryza sativa Japonica Group chromosome 2, ASM3414082v1, the following are encoded in one genomic region:
- the LOC4328125 gene encoding succinate dehydrogenase subunit 3-1, mitochondrial, whose protein sequence is MEKYHSNSRFAPFRDAPFALRGALGSSGSSFSSIDSLRRSSTLEQARGYTSRPLGAVRPKMLPSGCRPLHTSHPLSAPVANRPLSPHLPLKKPQLSATFSISHRIFGAALGAAIISIPLATKFSLMFDV, encoded by the exons ATGGAGAAGTATCACAGCAACTCCCGATTTGCTCCCTTCAGAGATGCTCCATTTGCTCTCCGTG GTGCCCTTGGTAGCTCAGGCTCATCTTTCAGCAGCATCGACAGCCTCAGACGCTCCTCAACCCTTGAGCAAGCTAGGGGGTACACATCTCGTCCCCTAGGAGCTGTGCGGCCAAAGATGCTCCCATCTGGATGCCGACCCCTGCACACAAGCCATCCTCTGTCGGCTCCTGTTGCTAACCGCCCCCTGTCACCCCACCTTCCTCTGAAGAAGCCACAGCTGAGTGCTACATTCTCTATCTCGCACCGTATATTTGGTGCTGCGTTGGGTGCTGCCATTATATCCATTCCTCTCGCCACCAAGTTCAGCCTCATGTTTGATGTCTGA
- the LOC4328126 gene encoding pentatricopeptide repeat-containing protein At1g02060, chloroplastic: MNRAARSRSPEDASVAAARKLHLLLRSRDLRPALSYLRTLPSPLTLLPNHALNALLRALAAAGRVRAAAALFRRIPSPTPHSFNSLLAALLRRGRRRAASALFAALLRSPSASPDAATLNTLLHGLSTASPHPSTPALLRLFRFLPDTYAFAPDAISYNSLLSALCRAGDVLTARKLFDGMRVGGEEGRGAVFPNVITYTTMIKAYCAKRLVNEALAIFKLMVADGVAPNRITYNTMVQGFCDAGRMELVKEVLEMDSFRPDTCTFNTLVAVHCREGRIEDAMKVFNQMVELRVRRDSASYSMVIRVLCENGEFGQAEELVDELLEKEVLKKRGGCTPLIAAYNPVFVYLCEHGKTKKARMLFGQLLDRRSKVDVPAFKTLILGHCREGDFEEGYALLLSMLKRDLVPDDECYIAVIEGFSQRGRMKFAWEALHRMLNSGLRPSTSTFHSVLLGLLNKDGCAKEAADLIEIMLERKIRQNVDLSTNLVDTLFRNNLNDRAYKIVTSLYDHGYYIKMEKLIANLCEEKKFIEAADFTLFSLEKSQNFGVAIPSMVLDGLCMTGRASEAFRLFYELIENRSALASVAAPRSLVALHHALEESGKMKEADFIARQMRRASARIRERI, from the coding sequence ATGAATCGCGCGGCGAGGTCGAGGTCGCCGGAGGacgcgtcggtggcggcggcgcggaagctgcacctcctcctccgctcccggGACCTCCGCCCGGCGCTCTCCTACCTCCGCACCCTCCCCTCGCCGCTCACCCTCCTCCCCAACCACGCCCTCAACGCCCTCctccgcgcgctcgccgccgccggccgcgtccgcgccgccgccgccctcttccGCCGCATCCCTTCCCCCACACCGCACTCCTTcaactccctcctcgccgccctcctccgccgcggccgccgccgcgcggcctccGCGCTCTTCGCCGCGCTCCTCcgctccccctccgcctcccccgACGCCGCCACCCTCAACACCCTCCTCCACGGCCTTTCCACCGCATCCCCGCACCCGTCCACTCCCGCGCTCCTCAGGCTCTTCCGCTTCTTGCCCGACACCTACGCCTTCGCGCCGGACGCCATCTCGTACAACTCGCTGCTCTCCGCTCTCTgccgcgccggcgacgtgcTCACCGCGCGCAAGCTGTTCGACGGAATGCGCGTCGGAGGAGAAGAAGGCAGAGGAGCTGTCTTTCCTAACGTTATCACATACACGACCATGATCAAGGCGTACTGCGCCAAGAGGCTCGTGAACGAGGCTCTCGCGATCTTCAAGCTAATGGTTGCGGATGGTGTGGCGCCGAACAGGATCACATACAACACGATGGTGCAGGGGTTCTGCGATGCCGGCAGGATGGAGCTAGTGAAGGAGGTGTTGGAGATGGACTCGTTTAGGCCGGACACTTGCACATTCAACACTCTGGTGGCCGTGCATTGTAGGGAAGGCCGGATCGAGGATGCTATGAAGGTGTTTAATCAGATGGTGGAGCTCCGTGTGAGACGTGATTCTGCAAGCTATAGCATGGTCATCCGGGTGTTGTGTGAGAATGGGGAATTTGGGCAGGCTGAGGAGCTTGTGGATGAGCTCTTGGAGAAGGAGGTGCTCAAGAAGAGAGGGGGTTGCACGCCGCTCATTGCAGCGTACAACCCGGTTTTTGTGTACTTGTGTGAGCATGGGAAGACAAAGAAGGCAAGGATGCTGTTTGGGCAGCTGCTGGACCGGAGGAGCAAGGTCGATGTTCCTGCATTCAAGACATTGATCCTTGGGCATTGCAGAGAGGGTGATTTCGAAGAAGGGTATGCATTGCTGCTCTCAATGTTGAAGCGGGATCTTGTCCCTGATGATGAATGCTACATTGCCGTGATTGAAGGGTTTTCACAGAGGGGAAGGATGAAGTTTGCATGGGAAGCCTTGCACAGGATGTTGAATAGCGGTCTTCGGCCAAGCACAAGTACTTTTCACTCGGTTCTTTTGGGGCTTTTGAACAAAGATGGTTGTGCAAAAGAAGCAGCTGATTTGATTGAGATAATGCTAGAGAGGAAGATTCGCCAAAATGTTGATCTTTCGACAAATTTGGTAGATACATTGTTCAGGAACAACCTAAATGACCGTGCTTACAAGATTGTTACATCTCTATATGACCATGGCTATTACATCAAGATGGAAAAGTTAATCGCAAACCTTTGCGAGGAAAAGAAGTTCATAGAAGCTGCAGATTTTACTTTGTTTAGCTTGGAGAAGTCTCAGAATTTTGGTGTAGCCATTCCAAGCATGGTTCTGGATGGTCTTTGCATGACTGGTAGAGCTTCAGAAGCATTCCGGCTGTTCTATGAACTCATTGAGAACAGAAGTGCTTTGGCTTCTGTCGCTGCACCTCGTAGTTTAGTTGCACTTCATCATGCACTGGAGGAATCCGGGAAAATGAAGGAAGCTGATTTTATTGCTAGACAGATGAGACGTGCAAGTGCCAGAATAAGGGAAAGAATCTAG
- the LOC4328123 gene encoding putative HVA22-like protein g, translating to MVVSIITRALILILGYAYPAYDCYKTVELNRPEVEQLRFWCQYWILLAVLTVFERVGDNFVSWLPMYSEAKLAFIVYLWYPKTQGTSYVYESFFKPYIGKHEAEIDRNLLELRTRAGDMAVHYFQKIADYSHTRFYEILQYIASQSEAQRSRPQAQQHQQRPPPPRTRQVNPAPPPVPSPSAPPLPPQPPPPRNQAQADKAPIPVAPPGAAVPPAQPQPQPPQAGAEAVTTESTEATQAANPPATTASNPHQAPVIPDEETLIQEAIRMTRSRLRRRMGGA from the exons ATGGTCGTCTCAATCATTACCAGAGCTTTAAT ACTTATTCTTGGATATGCATACCCAGCCTATGATTGCTACAAGACAGTGGAGCTGAACAGACCTGAGGTTGAGCAGTTGCGGTTCTGGTGTCAGTACTG GATTTTACTAGCAGTTCTAACTGTTTTTGAGAGAGTTGGGGATAATTTTGTATCATG GTTACCAATGTATAGTGAAGCAAAGCTGGCATTTATCGTGTATCTATGGTATCCCAAGACACAG GGCACTTCCTATGTGTATGAGTCATTCTTCAAGCCGTACATTGGCAAACATGAAGCTGAAATTGATCGCAATCTACTTGAGTTGAGGACTAGAGCTGGTGATATGGCAGTTCATTACTTCCAGAAGATCGCAGACTACAGTCACACAAGGTTCTATGAAATCTTGCAATATATTGCTTCGCAGTCAGAGGCTCAAAGATCTCGTCCTCAG GCACAGCAACACCAGCAGCGTCCACCACCTCCACGGACTCGGCAGGTGAACCCTGCACCGCCGCCTGTTCCTTCACCGTCAgcgcctccgctgccgccacagcCTCCGCCGCCAAGGAACCAAGCTCAAGCTGACAAGGCCCCAATTCCGGTCGCCCCTCCAGGCGCCGCCGTGCCTCCTGCACAGCCACAGCCACAGCCACCTCAAGCAGGCGCTGAAGCCGTCACAACGGAGAGCACCGAGGCGACGCAGGCGGCCAAtccaccggcgacgacggcgagcaacCCGCATCAAGCGCCGGTAATACCCGACGAGGAGACGCTCATCCAGGAGGCGATCCGGATGACACGGAGCCGGCTCAGGAGGCGCATGGGTGGAGCTTGA
- the LOC4328124 gene encoding s-(+)-linalool synthase, chloroplastic, producing MVCHVFSSFSSSLIRVLEAPLLLPAASASSSSSSSPASRSGGRRRRAAHVRPSPAIYPGRQELASHSSMLPTDFDIKVLIERHEALTDDVQEMLQHQRRRHQKTASGGRERIATVDHLRRLCMDHYFQDEVDDAMDACLLEELAHGGDLLDATLAFRLMREAGHHVSADEVLGRFTDDNGEFRLDYRKDIRGLLSLQDISHMNIGQEASLCKAKEFSTRNLESAINYLEPNLARYVRQSLDHPYHVSLNQYKARHHLSYLQTLPIRCTAMEELALADFQLNKLLHQMEMQEIKRWWMDLGLAQEIPVARDQVQKWFVWMMTAIQGASLSRCRIELTKIVSFVYIVDDIFDLVGTREELSCFTQAIRMWDLAAADSLPSCMRSCFRALHTVTNDIADMVEREHGVNPINHLKKAWAMLFDGFMTETKWLSAGQVPDSEEYLRNGVVTSGVPLVFVHLLFMLGHDVSQNAAEFVDHIPPVISCPAKILRLWDDLGSAKDEAQEGLDGSYKELYLKENPGLAAGEAEEHVRRLIAGEWEELNRECFSASPSRSSPATTFPAGFTQAALNAARMVGVMYGYDGERRLPVLDDYVRMLLF from the exons ATGGTTTGCCACGTCTTCtcgtccttctcctcctccctaaTTCGTGTGCTGGAGGCGCCGCTGCTCCTTCCAGCTGCttcggcttcttcttcttcttcttcttctccggcgagccggagcggtggccgccgccgccgtgcagccCACGTCCGCCCTTCGCCGGCGATCTATCCCGGCCGCCAAGAACTTGCCTCTCACTCATCCATGCTACCCACCGACTTCGACATCAAG GTGTTGATTGAGCGGCACGAAGCCCTGACGGACGACGTGCAGGAGATGCTGCAGCATCAACGCCGGCGACACCAGaagacggcgagcggcggccgggagcGGATAGCCACCGTCGACCACCTCAGGCGCCTCTGCATGGACCACTACTTCCaagacgaggtcgacgacgccATGGACGCCTGCCTGCTCGAGGAGCTCGCCCATGGCGGCGACCTGCTTgacgccaccctcgccttccgCCTCATGAGAGAAGCTGGCCACCATGTCTCAGCAG ATGAGGTTCTTGGAAGATTCACAGATGATAATGGCGAATTCAGGCTCGATTACAGAAAGGACATCAGAGGGTTACTCAGCCTGCAAGACATATCACACATGAACATTGGACAAGAAGCCTCACTCTGCAAGGCAAAGGAGTTCTCAACCAGGAACCTTGAATCTGCCATCAACTACCTCGAGCCAAATCTTGCAAGATATGTGAGGCAGTCGCTGGATCATCCCTACCATGTCAGCCTGAATCAGTACAAGGCCAGGCACCATCTCAGCTACCTCCAGACCTTGCCTATCCGGTGCACTGCCATGGAGGAGCTCGCACTTGCAGACTTCCAGCTCAACAAGCTACTCCATCAGATGGAGATGCAGGAGATCAAAAG ATGGTGGATGGACCTGGGATTGGCTCAAGAAATACCAGTTGCCAGGGACCAGGTTCAGAAATGGTTTGTGTGGATGATGACAGCCATCCAGGGTGCCTCCTTGTCAAGATGCAGAATTGAACTCACAAAGATCGTCTCCTTTGTCTATATTGTGGATGATATTTTTGATCTGGTTGGCACACGTGAGGAGCTCTCCTGCTTCACTCAGGCAATCAGAAT GTGGGACCTTGCAGCTGCTGATTCCTTACCTAGCTGCATGAGATCATGCTTCAGGGCTCTACACACAGTTACAAATGACATCGCAGATATGGTCGAGAGAGAACATGGAGTAAACCCTATCAATCATCTGAAGAAAGCT TGGGCAATGCTGTTTGATGGATTCATGACAGAGACAAAATGGTTGTCTGCTGGCCAGGTTCCTGACTCAGAGGAATACCTAAGAAATGGAGTTGTCACCTCAGGAGTGCCACTTGTATTTGTACACCTGCTGTTCATGCTAGGGCATGATGTGAGCCAAAATGCAGCAGAGTTTGTTGATCACATCCCTCCTGTCATCTCCTGCCCAGCAAAAATCTTGAGACTCTGGGATGACCTGGGCAGTGCCAAG GATGAGGCACAAGAAGGATTGGACGGATCGTACAAGGAGCTATACCTCAAGGAGAACCCGGGGCTCGCCgctggcgaggcggaggagcacGTGCGGCGGCTGATCGCGGGCGAGTGGGAGGAGCTCAACCGGGAGTGCTTCTCCGCTAGCCCCAGTagatcgtcgccggcgacgaccttcCCCGCCGGCTTCACGCAGGCGGCGCTCAACGCCGCCAGGATGGTCGGCGTCATGTATGGctacgacggcgagcggcggctcccCGTCCTCGACGACTACGTCAGGATGCTGCTCTTCTGA
- the LOC4328127 gene encoding histone deacetylase complex subunit SAP18, whose amino-acid sequence MAGRGEMPMRPVRPGPPMQYRGPPPMARARVEPVDREKTCPLLLRVFTKVGGHHQNEEFAVRGKEPKDEVQIYTWKDATLRELTDLVKEVALAARKRNARLSFAFVYPDKHGRFVVKEVGSTFSYGHGRGDDAKTLAELGFQIGDYLSVAIY is encoded by the exons ATGGCGGGAAGGGGCGAGATGCCGATGAGGCCTGTGCGGCCAGGGCCGCCGATGCAGTACCGGGGGCCTCCTCCCATGGCTCGCGCGCGCGTCGAACCCGTCGATCGCGAGAAG ACGTGCCCTCTCCTGCTCCGGGTTTTCACAAAG GTTGGTGGCCATCACCAAAATGAAGAGTTTGCCGTGAGAGGAAAGGAGCCGAAAGATGAAGTGCAGATATACACGTGGAAGGATGCCACACTCCGAGAGCTCACTGATCTT GTGAAAGAGGTTGCTCTTGCAGCAAGAAAAAGAAATGCAAGGCTTTCTTTTGCTTTCGTGTACCCTGATAAGCATGGTCGTTTCGTTGTCAAAGAG GTGGGTTCAACCTTCTCTTATGGCCATGGAAGGGGAGATGATGCTAAAACTCTTGCAGAGCTAGGATTCCAG ATAGGGGATTACTTGAGTGTTGCAATCTATTGA